Proteins from one Camelina sativa cultivar DH55 chromosome 8, Cs, whole genome shotgun sequence genomic window:
- the LOC104709907 gene encoding uncharacterized protein LOC104709907: MKKTKEKLIKPLNRWLNQKEEREISEREKQEELKSLSRSLGGFCNHLQSSCDAFNHSLQRRPIPLDSASSTFINSLNRRLSTAASELNFLDSMSFGTVSFEELLGHCSQIYKNNQEDLLHLQDRLTDFGYLPEIEIDEESEFGAFVHGDSKHDDELETYSMQRSIKKGLDEDEFLYDSLNLKNLGLSDACLATLASEGHDNVKDPQSSLKESVKGKTFDTSSLPPPKASELSNEDEYAALEIDRTSGPTLTLLKEEYQSLPSFMKSLASWEDLVSAVEKFNLVLDSKKQTNGSYYFRADEIPTLGLGNKEKAYTLLLTRMKRLVVETMDGVVSYRVA, translated from the exons atgaagaagacgaaggaaaAACTAATCAAACCATTAAACCGATGGTTAAAT caaaaagaagagagagagatctcagAAAGAGAGAAGCAGGAAGAGCTAAAGAGCTTGAGCAGAAGCTTAGGAGGATTCTGCAATCATCTTCAAAGTAGCTGTGATGCTTTCAATCACTCTCTCCAGCGTCGCCCTATTCCTCttg ATTCGGCGTCATCGACGTTCATCAATAGCCTCAATCGGCGACTCTCCACAGCAGCTTCAGAGCTCAATTTCCTGGATTCGATGTCTTTTGGTACTGTCTCTTTTGAGGAGCTTCTGGGTCACTGTAGTCAGATCTACAAGAATAATCAAGAGGATCTTTTGCATCTCCAGGACCGTCTCACTGATTTTGGCTATCTTCCTG AAATTGAAATTGATGAAGAGTCTGAATTTGGAGCATTTGTTCATGGGGATTCAAAGCATGATGATGAGTTGGAAACTTATTCAATGCAACGTTCGATCAAAAAAGGATTAGACGAGGACGAATt TCTATATGATTCACTAAATTTGAAAAACCTTGGGCTTTCAGATGCTTGTCTTGCTACTTTAGCTTCGGAAG GTCATGATAATGTCAAGGATCCTCAATCGTCTTTGAAAGAATCAGTGAA GGGCAAAACATTTGACACAAGTTCTCTACCTCCTCCAAAGGCATCAGAGCTTTCCAATG AAGATGAGTATGCGGCACTAGAGATTGATAGAACGTCAGGGCCTACATTAACACTGCTAAAAGAAGAATATCAAAGTCTTCCCTCTTTCATGAAGTCTCTAGCATCGTGGGAG GATCTGGTCAGTGCCGTGGAGAAATTCAACTTGGTCCTCGAtagcaagaaacaaacaaatgggTCTTACTACTTCCGTGCAGATGAGATTCCGACTCTGGGACTTG GCAATAAGGAGAAGGCGTACACGTTGCTGCTGACGCGGATGAAGAGACTTGTAGTTGAGACAATGGACGGTGTTGTATCTTATAGAGTTGCATAG
- the LOC104708443 gene encoding D-lactate dehydrogenase [cytochrome], mitochondrial, with translation MAFSSKLSRSKTLFSFLRQSRQLHSTPKSTGDVTVISPEKGRRRLPIWWSSSLLPLAIAASASSYAFLNQSHPSISDSSSALDSRDVTIGGKGSTEPVVKGEYKEVPKELITQLKTILEDNLTTDYDERYFHGKPQNSFHKAVNIPDVVVFPRSEEEVSKILKSCNEYKVPIVPYGGATSIEGHTLAPKGGVCIDMSLMKRVKALHVEDMDVVVEPGIGWLELNEYLEEYGLFFPLDPGPGASIGGMCATRCSGSLAVRYGTMRDNVISLKVVLPNGDVVKTASRARKSAAGYDLTRLMIGSEGTLGVITEVTLRLQKIPQHSVVAVCNFPTVKDAADVAIATMMSGIQVSRVELLDEVQIRAINMANGKSLNEAPTLMFEFIGTEAYTREQTETVQQIASQHNGSDFMFAEEPEAKKELWKIRKEALWACYAMAPGHEAMITDVCVPLSHLAELISRSKKELDASPLLCTVIAHAGDGNFHTCIMFDPSNEEQRKEAERLNHLMVHSALSMDGTCTGEHGVGTGKMKYLEKELGIEALQTMKRIKKTLDPNDIMNPGKLIPPHVCF, from the exons ATGGCTTTCTCTTCAAAGTTGTCTCGCTCTAAAacactcttctcttttctccgGCAATCTCGTCAGCTCCACTCGACGCCCAAGTCAACCGGTGATGTCACCGTGATTTCTCCGGAGAAGGGACGCCGGAGACTCCCAATTTGGTGGTCGAGCTCTCTTCTTCCATTGGCAATAGCTGCTTCCGCCTCTTCTTACGCGTTCCTGAATCAGTCTCATCCTTCTATCAGCGATTCATCATCGGCTTTGGATTCTAG AGATGTAACTATTGGTGGGAAAGGCAGCACTGAACCTGTAGTTAAAGGGGAGTACAAGGAAGTCCCTAAGGAGCTTATTACTCAATTGAAAACAATCCTCGAG GATAACCTGACAACGGACTACGACGAGAGGTATTTTCATGGGAAGCCTCAGAACAGTTTTCACAAGGCAGTTAACATTCctgatgttgttgttttccCGAG gtCCGAAGAAGAAGTTTCCAAGATTCTTAAATCCTGCAATGAATATAAG GTTCCTATTGTACCATATGGTGGAGCAACATCGATTGAGGGTCATACCCTGGCTCCAAAAGGAGGTGTATGCATTGACATGTCTCTAATGAAG AGGGTGAAAGCATTACATGTGGAGGATATGGACGTTGTTGTTGAGCCCGGCATTGGTTGGCTGGAGCTTAATGAATATTTGGAAGAATACGGTCTATTCTTTCCTCTTGATCCAG GACCTGGTGCCTCCATAGGAGGCATGTGTGCTACGCGTTGCTCTGGCTCTTTAGCTGTAAG GTATGGAACTATGCGTGACAATGTTATAAGCCTTAAG GTGGTTCTTCCTAATGGAGATGTTGTGAAGACAGCTTCACGTGCCAGAAAGAGTGCTGCAGG ATACGATTTGACTCGCTTGATGATTGGGAGTGAGGGGACTTTGGGAGTCATAACTGAGGTTACTCTCCGGCTTCAGAAAATCCCACAGCATTCAGTG GTGGCAGTGTGCAATTTCCCTACAGTCAAGGATGCTGCAGATGTGGCCATTGCCACTATGATGTCTGGAATACAG GTGTCAAGAGTGGAGCTCCTTGACGAGGTTCAAATCAGGGCTATAAATATGGCAAACGGGAAAAGCTTGAATGAAGCTCCAACTTTGATGTTCGAATTTATAGGAACAG agGCATATACACGTGAGCAGACGGAAACTGTTCAGCAGATTGCTTCGCAACACAATGgatcagattttatgtttgcaGAAGAACCTGAAGCAAAAAAAGAACTCTGGAAG ATAAGAAAGGAGGCGCTGTGGGCTTGCTATGCAATGGCGCCAGGGCATGAAGCAATGATTACg GATGTCTGTGTCCCTTTATCTCACCTTGCAGAACTAATATCAAGATCCAAGAAAGAGCTTGATGCATCACCGTTGTTGTG TACTGTTATTGCTCATGCCGGGGATGGAAACTTTCACACATGTATTATGTTTGATCCGAGCAATGAAGAGCAGCggaaagaagcagaaagacTGAACCACTTGATGGTTCACAGTGCATTGTCCATGGATG GAACATGTACTGGAGAGCACGGTGTTGGAACAGGGAAAATGAAG TATCTGGAGAAGGAACTGGGAATAGAAGCACTACAAACGATGAAGAGAATCAAGAAAACGTTGGACCCAAACGATATCATGAACCCGGGAAAGTTAATTCCTCCCCATGTATGTTTCTAG